Part of the Benincasa hispida cultivar B227 chromosome 11, ASM972705v1, whole genome shotgun sequence genome, AGCCACTATTTGAGGGGAGAATAGTAGAAACAATCTCTAAATTCCTTTAATTCAATGATAATAGGCCTACATATGTAGTACCCCTAGAAGATATCAACTTTATTGTACCATGACTAGTAGTCCTTGAAAGTACAGACCTCCCCAAAAGACAGTAGGTTGCAAATCAGTATTCGAGGTTCTAAAGCTGATACGAGCATCAAGAGATTCACAGCTAGGTTAGTTGCACGAGGTTTCATTCAGTTTTCTGGAATTGATTGCCTTCGCCCTGATGACTAAATTTAatacttttttccttttaaaatggGTGCAACATGATTCCTAGTGGTCAACCAACTTAACACTATGATTGCACCCATGGAAACAATTGAAGCATTCATCGAAGAATCCTCATTCCAACTTCACATAAAAAATGCATTCattgaagaagagaagattAGAAGAGAATTCTTCACATAAAAAAATGCATTCattgaagaagagaagattagaagagaaaatttacataaaaaaatgcattcattgaagaagagaagattAGAAGAGAAAATTTACATAAATTTTACAAAAGGGTAGAGAAACAAAAGTAGACACAAAGTTCGCAAACTTAAATACTCCTTTATGATTCTTTTAGGTAGATTCTTGATATCTCCTTTATAGGGTTCATCTATATCTTTAATTTATGATCTACAGATTACCAGTATGATCAATTCCAGACCAAAAAACACTTCTCTTACTGAAAGCCTATCTGTCTGTGCTTCTTATTTAAGATAACTGATGCTGCAATACTGGACAAAAGTACAAGGGAAGGGGCAACTGGCATTGTGCAAAATATATGAACAAATTTATGAATAAGGTAAATAAGAGTAAACCTTAAGTGAATGGCAATGTAGCGTTTTGCCATCTTTCTCATTCTCTTCACAAGTCTGTGACCAAGATCGTCGATAGGTTTTACAAATTTCAAAGCATGATAATTAGCTCGACAACGCAACCTCTGTAGCTCTTCGTCAAGCATATTTGAAAGTCTATAATCAAACTTGGTCAACTGGACAACCTGCAGATTTACATCAACAAATTTCCCTCTTTGGTTATGACATCAAACCGAAATTTCAACATGGCAAGAGATCATCAGAAACACTGGTATTTTAATATCACAACAATACAATTCCAACATTAGTACTTCAGGTTGAACACATGAGAGTTTTATCAAACCTTGtgcatttaaaaaaagaaaaacttaaagTGGTGTGCACAAAATTACTAGTCTGAGAGAACGTATGGAACAAATAACTTTTAGAAAAAAGATCTGGATGCATTAGCAAATGTGGGTGAAGTGGCCTTACACGTCTCCGTAACAGTATAGGCAAAACTTGATCAAGATAGTATTCAGGCTCTGATTTTCTAGGGACGCGCATGGTATAGGGAGGTTTCTCCATGGCACGCATGACTTTATCAGGAACTCTTTTAACAATAGTCACATCTTTTGAGAGAGAGGAAATGAACCAACCAACATCAAAAATGTTGACAAAGTCACTGCATATCAAGGCAAATTTGCATAAACGATCACAAACAAATAATAtcattaaaaatagaaaatgttaGAAAAAAGGTTAAAGCAACAACTCAAGGGTCAATCATCTTTGATTACCTATCATCCTTCCAATAGGAATGATGATCCAATTCAGGTACCACAAGTGTAGCATTAAGGATCCGGGCAACTGCCACAGCATCTGTTATCTAAGAAACAGATATATATTCACATCAATTTCATAGATAATCAATAAATGGAAAATGTTAGGAAAATTTTGATGCAGGGATTTTTTGGAACCTGATATTGATGAACAAAGATACAACTCGTTCATGATAAGGTATAAGAATCTATTTAGCCATTAGATTTTCCACTCTACCTTCTGACACAAAAATGTAACagaaagaaagaatgaaagaaaatgaaagaaagaagaTTACTTACTCCTGTTCTTTGCTGATTCAAGCCTCCACTGGTTGCAATAAGCAAGTAGCCATTCGATGACCTCTCACTAACAGCAGCTAAATTTCAAATCAGAGTATTGGGGGGGAGGGGAGGGGGAAATGTCCACATCAGATTCTAGGCATATAAAGAGAATGAGTCATGTAGGGCATACACTGAGAAGTTTCAAGAGTACCGATGTTAGCAGTTAAGCAGTGTGCCAAAATACTGACAACCAAGAACTGTCTGTCAAATGCTAACTAACCAATTAACTAATTATTATCAACTAAACAACCATGTCATAGATTGGGGAGTCTAAATTCTTAATGCAGTCCACTCAGTTTGAAATTTGGAACATGCACCTAAAGCTACAGGTTCCTTGAAAAAGTTTTGCATAGAAATAGAAGTAACCCCATTCTTATTGCACATAACAAAAAGAAATAGCAGGcaaaatatataactttttcATGGGCAACCTAtaccaaaaaaggaaaaaaaggacaACAGCACCACTAAAAGCCAACAAATCCTTCAGGAATTAACAGATATACAAACTCTGTAGTACTCATTATTAATTAAACCCTTCACTACAAGCCATGATAGAAAATTCATCTCTCCAAATTTACACCttcaagaaataaaaaaaaattgaaatgagatCACAAAATGAATAAACTATTCAAAAGGAAAACACCCAATTAAAAAAGCAACGCCAAAATCCTAGATAGAGCGATGGTAACTGTCTGCGTCAACTTACGAGCAAAATGTGGGCTTCTTTTGCTGCATCCATAATAGTTCTTTGAAAGCTTAGATTCCCAGATATTGATCGTCCTACGACGACCTCCATCCTACAAATTCAGATCAATAATGAACTTCAATGAACTCTTGACCAACTACCCCGCTCATCCAACGAGCATCTTTAAAGTAAAACCCACAAAATTTCCCACAACAAACACATTTAACGCACAAAGATAAACAAACTAGAATTACCAGCTTCGAGTAGAGCCTCCTGTTGACTAAGTGCTGAGAGTACCATTCAAGATCAGAAGCGATATGTCCCGTAAACAATGAAATTAAACCTAACGCAAATAGCATCACACCACACAACATCGACCAAGAAAACGTCGCCTTCCTCTGCGACGACGATGATCTCGACAGTACATTCTTGCTACTAACAACATAACCATTCCCACTATTCTGCGGCTGTAACAGAGCCAGGTTCGCTGATATCAAGCTAAACCTCCAAGCTTTCGCCACGCCCATTCAAACCCACCTCTACCCTAATTAAACAAGCATTATAACACCAATACCCAGACTCGAAATCCCCTGAATGCTCCCAGtttataaagaaaacaaaaaacaaaccgTGCCCAGGTGGGTGATGAGGACGACGATGATGCAATTCAAACGATGTTGTTGAGAAATGCAAATGCGAGCAAAAGGGTGAGGAAAATGGGGCTCTGTGGCCGTCAAAGTTGAAGTAGAAACCCTAGAAATCGTGATCGGCCAAAACAGAGCGTGGGGATTGAATCGGAGGAGAGAAAATTTCCGAATTGGGTTACATTAGAGCAGATAAAATGGGGGAAGGAGAATAGGGAATTGAGAttgttgaagatgaagatgaagagagaaaatggagaGTGAAAATGGAGGAACACGAAGGGAAGGCGATTGATTCAACtgcaaaaaatggaagaaagagAAATGGGTTTTTGTTTCAGTCCGGCTAATCAGGAAAGGAAACCCGATGAAGATCACTCACCTCACCTGACTGACGACAGTCCAATATTGCCGACGCCCTTCTTGGAATTTCTATTTTGTTTGAGGGTAAATTTGACATTTCATACtctcctcttttttctttttattttcctctCTGTTTTCAATTTAACCGACAATAAACTAATAATCTAAGGGAAAAAAACGTTTTTGGTACCTTTAGTTTATGATCTAGATGTTGTTTAACCAccttttcgttttttatttttagttttgaaatttttttcctcttatttgtattttttttataagggttgaatttttagtcaaattttaaaaataaaaataaatttttaaaagtttctttttagtttttaaattttaacttttttttctttaaattattggtaaaaTGTAGATAACAAATACATGAATTCGAAGGTGGAAGAagtatttataagcttaatttttccaaaaaaaaaaaaaatggttaccaaacgagatctacacatttagtctttatattttaaaatgttataactTTGCcattgaattttgagtttttgttcaatttgatctctagatttcaatatttacacttttaatgTCAATGATTGGTTAATTACTTGATTTCCATCTATTAACTAatctaaataattataattaattagaaaattttaattaattttgattatttttaaattggttAATGAATATCAATGTCATAACTGAACGTgaataaatttgggggttgagttttatatatataaataaaatatattatatatttttttctctttgtttaaaatttgattactttatattgattaatttatgagttttaatatatattttttaaaattgttatgatctTTGTCTTATTTGAAGTTTGGAATAAATTcttagatatttggtatttagcatttAAATTTTACAAGATTCTAGTTATTAGTcatatattgtatataaatttacatatttttaattaaaaagaaaaaaacaaattataactCGACAACCTAACCCCAAATTtaagagttgggttgggttatttATTTGAGTTTTTTGGATTGCGAATCCAACCAACCCAAAATTTCatattggtccaaaaaatatCATCAACCTAACTCAATCCATGTACATCCCTAAATCTAGGGACAAATAAggtattttttctattttttagtacaataatgattacaagataaaagataaaatcTCTTACTTCAACTAAACTCGTTTTGGCTAAGTCTAATAAATGTTGAATTATAATTCCGATCCCAATGAGTACATACTTCAAAATGATAATAATCATACAGTGCACGTCAACATGTCCTTAACTTGAAGGTTTAGATATTCATACCACGACCTTTGTTGTTAATGTCATAAAAATATAGTGTAATATGTAATGGAAtcgttaaattacaagtttagttccTAAATCTTGACGTTTATTTTTACTTGGTCTCTAAACTTCTAAACATGTCTAATGAATcccaattttattattattattatttttttattttgcatcTGATAAGTCAGTGActtaaaacaattaattaacaagtcccataaattttgattttttcgtTTAATAAGTCCTTTAACTTTAAATATGTATCTAATAAATCATTGGctttttcaatgttttttttaaacaatttatgAACTTATTAGTcacgaaattgaaaatttattgtcctattaaatataacatcgaaaatttaagaatttattGAATGATATGAAAGTTGAAATAGCTATTAAAAATAAGGCAATAAACATGATGGAGTAACGTATCACGATGACAATTGTCAATTTATATAGCTCTTTTCTTTGCACGATGATATCATGGTAGTTATGTTGAATATGTTAGTCCGCTCGAGTTGTTGGTTATTTCTTTCGTATAGTGGTGGTCAAACTCAATACATTTGTCTcaatattcaaagtttgttcTGTCTTTCTTTGAGTATGTGAGTttcgataattttttttaaacttgagtataaatattttcaatgttGGCTCATTACAAAGTTCAATCTTAAATGaaagtaaaatatttaaatggaaGAAAATGCTAAAATTATTAACCTaaatcat contains:
- the LOC120091112 gene encoding O-fucosyltransferase 29, which gives rise to MGVAKAWRFSLISANLALLQPQNSGNGYVVSSKNVLSRSSSSQRKATFSWSMLCGVMLFALGLISLFTGHIASDLEWYSQHLVNRRLYSKLDGGRRRTINIWESKLSKNYYGCSKRSPHFAPAVSERSSNGYLLIATSGGLNQQRTGITDAVAVARILNATLVVPELDHHSYWKDDSDFVNIFDVGWFISSLSKDVTIVKRVPDKVMRAMEKPPYTMRVPRKSEPEYYLDQVLPILLRRRVVQLTKFDYRLSNMLDEELQRLRCRANYHALKFVKPIDDLGHRLVKRMRKMAKRYIAIHLRFEPDMLAFSGCYYGGGEKERRELGEIRKRWETLPDVSEEEERKRGKCPLTPYEVGLMLRALGFRNDSYIYVASGEIYGGEETLKPLRELFPNFYTKEMLADAELKPFLPYSSRLAAIDYIVCNESNVFVTNNNGNMAKILAGERRYSGHKRTIRPNAKRLSALFMERNKMDWDTFARKVKSCQRGFMGEPDDLKRGKEFHEFPDSCICEKPFTEKINEDEGNHHDLQWINSQGVLEKRNLVESITSPRY